The DNA region ACCTCCGGGTTTAGGTAAAGGATCTTTACACTCTCGAAGAGTCACTCTCTTCTTTAGCGACATTCTTATTCTCATATTGACTTAGACATTGGAGGTATTCCGCAACACTCTCAACTGTCTCAAAAGTCCGTTGGATCGTCAAAGGAGTTGCCCGGGTACGAAACATGTCTCCAAAAATGATGTCGTTTGTGGGATATTCTGAATAACGTATCATTCATATTCTGACAACAATGTGTTCGTAGACCACCCGCGGACAAGAAGACTCGTTAAGAAGCATGGAAGCAAAGCTCGCCAAAATGGAAGCCATGGCTAGGAGACTGACAGCAGAAGTGGGAAGGCTCCAGCAAGAGAATGAAACCTTGAAGAGAGGAAGGAGCGGACCCATGGAAGATGTCGAACCAAGCCAAAATGAGCACATCAAGTCACGGAGTGTGGTGGGACTAGATGCGGCCGaggagaagagaagaaagaTGCATCACGAGTTGTGTGGCTTAATGGATAAATACaaggaaatggccaaaaagatgGGTGCATCATTCTTCGTGGATTAGTTGCTCACTAGCAATGACCTACCATACAGTGTGGAAGTCATGGCGGCCCAACCAAAGCCCAAAGTCATACAGAAGATATATCGATATCTTATTAATCTGATTTATAAGATCAAACCCATCTCTATTAAGACATATTGATATCTTACTtccaaaatgataaaatatagaaGACTGAGAATGAAATTTTGGCATTCGAAGTCATACAGCCCAACCAAAGCCCATTTTCATCTCCTGTTCTGTTGGTAAGAAAAACAGATGTCACTTGGCGCCTTTTTGTGGACTATGACACCCCCGACCCTCACGTACGAAAACTTAGGAATCGAGGCGtccgagatgatgacaacacaagtcacgcatcccatcagtaagtgtcaagtgtgtgtacatataTGCAAAAAATGTACAACAAAAACAATGCAACGGGTAATTAAAGTCAGTCCACTAAGTGCCagaattgtttaaatataaattcgtTTAAATACAagcgtataaaaaatgttacagtTAACCAACAAAGCATAATATaagccaaaatacataattcaaaaGCAGGATAACAATTCCCAATAATTAAGAAAAGCCACCAAATCActcctccggcggagccgccttcTCAAGCTCAgcatcttcatcatctgcatTAAAATCTATGATACCACGAAATGGTACTgcaagtaagtaataatccaaacaattcaaaagataaaatatatagatgcaaccaataaacatgcatgcatatgatggATTATGCATgggacccaaaaatcattttttttccaaaaataaatattttccacgcacaccaaaaatttcattttggctCAAAACATAACCTATCCATTAAAACATCcactattttcccagaaaatggcccaacataaaatctaccattttttcagaaaatggtccaTATATTTCCATTAATCAAATCTCGTCATTTTCCTAGTAAATGGTCCACATGTCTTTTAACCAAAACTCATCacttttccagaaaatgacccattatccaattatcaAAACCAAATATCCAATTTTATCGTATACACCACgatctcccttagggatcatcAGCACACTCTAGCTCTCATCGCAATACCGCAGGTAACAACTACtcatgtgacttcgtaacgagtgaTACCCAACTTCGCGTCCAGGGTGTACCATGATCAGGCATCCTCTAACCCCCGCCAATAGAGGGGCCACGAAATCGGCACGACAACATTATCATATCTTCTGAGCCTGTTGTCGCGGGGCAACAActcaggagatgtcactcagtatattcagcttccgagtgaccagatgagctctattgaaataataccccatctcaaCTTGTgttcgtgatacacatgcacgcaaaaatccatttagcacatgaaaacccagttttcatttccaacacatgaacatgcatgcaatttgtgaaaacttagttttcattttacaaacataaACATGTGTGCACTTATGCAATGTATGATGCGAAACAAATATCTAATAATTAGCAAATCCCAACATCAACCATTCAcataaataactccatcctccaatccatccAACACCTCCGACTCCTTGGATTTAgtccggcacaaccaaccaattcaTAGTAAATAAGTGTTAGcgcaaaaatataattaaatctcaaaagttctttgaaaaaatatttacagtgctaaaatataatttttagagaATCATAGAGGTGCAAAAGGCGGCAACAAAGCAATGTCATAGTACAAAAAAGCACTATGGCTGTGGGTCTTAGAATACCCAAATTTGAACGGAGACAAATGAAAACTAGGGAAGGCTAGGATGTGACTTAGGGGTGTTGGTGAAACTAAAGTAGTGGTGGTTCGCCGTAGGTGGCGGTGTAGAGGGGGGTCAAAAGTCAAAAAGGCCAAACCGGAAAGTGAGTTGGCTGGGCTTCACCGATAGCAGATCGAGGCTAGGGGAGGGTGCTTTGGGTTGCTAaaggaccggtgatgaagtggtgaagaggtagtGGTTGATGGTGGAGTGACGGTGACACTAAAACACAAAGAAGCCTTGACTTCCAGCTGTGTATGGAGACTAACGGTAGCATGGGGTGGCCTGAAAATGGAGGGGGAGGGTTGACGGAGGGTGGGGAAGCGAATGGGAGGGGTGATGAGGCTTACTAATGGCGCATAACGGTGCACTGGGCGAACAAAAAAACGGACAGAGGGAGAGGGAAGGGTGGCTCGTGCCAAAGGAAAGaagcaggggaggaaaaagaagaaagagagaagaaaaagggagagggaaaaagaaagagaggaaaaagaaaaaggaagggatagaaatgaggtccaatccttacaacttgggtcacaaaactaatccaacgaaaataattttaaaaacagtaaattgaataaattaatttaaacgcAATAACTAgctaagataaaataattaataaaaaccatcaatacaataatttaaagtccaaaaataaactaatttaaattaaagagcaatttaaacactaaataataattaatattaagaaggcacataaaaataaattttacaacataaatgtcataaaataaatccaactaaaatccaataaatttaaaataagagaaccaatttttaaattaattaaaacacccagtcaataaaaatacactaaaatatgGAGTATCACattctcccccccttaaaataaaatttcatcctTGAAATTTGGTAAGGTCAAACATTAATGCCAAAACAATTCCTAAGATTTGACTAAGAGCAAGCTTGGGAAACATACCGCTAGTCactcaaacaaatatggatattgttctctcatgtccgctgctctctcccaagagaaatttTGAGCTAATGTATTTTCCCATGCCACTTTTACAAAAGGAATCGACTGGATCTCAGtctttgctctttccaatccataatctgtgTTGGGGCAACTTCATAGGTAAGACTCGGCTGTAACTGAATGCGCTCTAGGTTTACAAAAAGTGGCTATTGCTGTCTAAACCTCTTTTTCAACGATGATACATGGAATACATCATggatttatccaaaataatctggcaatgCAACTCTATAATCAACgggccctaccttctccaaaatcttaaAAGGGCTAACATACCTCAGACTAAGTTTTcccttcttaccaaaatgcttaatacctttcatgggagagactttgagataaacccaattaCCTTCCTCAAAAGATAAGTCTTTTCTCCTCGTGTTCGCATAACTTTTTTGACAACTCTGCGATGCTGCTATTTTATTCCTTATAATCCAAACCTAATCTTGTATTTCTTGGATTATCTCAGGTCCCAATTAACTTACTCTCGCCAACTCCATCCCAACACAATGgtgatctacacttcctcctaTAAAGAGTTTCATATGGTGCCATTTGAATGGATGCATGAAAACTGTTGTTGTAAGCAAATTCTTTAagtggcaaatgattttcctaaTTTCTCTGGAATTCCATAACACAAGCCAATAACATATCCTCAAGAGTCTAAATAGTGCGCTCCGATTGACCGTCTGTTTGAGGGTGATACGCAgtactaaatttcaatttagtACCAAAGATACatgcaaactcttccaaaatGAGACGTGAACCTCAAGTCCCtatccgacacaatactcttggGTATCCCATGCAATCGCACTATCTCTTTAACATACAACCGAGTCAACTTTTCCAAAGAGTCGGTATTATTGATAGGCAAGAAATGAGTACTCTTGGTCAACCAATCAACAACCACCCAAATcgagttctttccactaggagtccttggtaagcccactacaaaattcATAGCAATGTCATCTCACTTCCACTCAAGAATAGGGAGAGGTTGAAGTATACCAACGGGTCTTTGATATTCAGCTTTAACTTGACAGCACGTGTCACATCTCTTAATGAATATGTCGATATCCTTTTTCATCACTTCCAACCAGTAATTTCTCCttaagtctcgatacatctttgtgtTTCCAAGATGAACCGAATAAGGAGCCGTATGGGCTTCTACCAAAATTCATTCCTTAAATTCTGAATCTTGAGGAATTACTCAACAATTCCGAAACTGAAGAATACCATCCTTATCCAAACTGTAGTGCAAAGGTCCCTTAGATTTCCTGACTCTCTTCTTGATATCTAACTACTTCAGGTCCTTTCtctggagagttttcaattcctcaaaatcaaccactagaacatcaagaactgaagacaacaCTGCTTCTTGCTACGAGCTCTTAATAAGAAGCCTTCTCATTCCACAAAGAAGTGAGTCCAACCCTGACGATTCAGCCTCATCCACCAAAATGAGACTTCCGACTCAACACATCTGCAACTAGATTCACTttccctggatgatacttgatcttgcACTGATAATCGCTAATCAACTCTAACCATCTCCTGTGCCTCATTCTGAGGTTCTTCTGAGCAAATAGAtatttcaaactcttatgatcagtgTAGACTTTACAAAGTTCTCCATACAAATAATGTTgccaaatcttaagagcaaacactACTActgccaattctaaatcatacgtaggataattcttctcatgatctttcAACTGATGAGATTCATAAGCAACAACTCGTCCCTCCTAGATAAGAACGCATCATAATCCAAACTTGGATGCATTGCTAAAAACCACTAACGGCTTGTGCGGTTCAGGAAGTGCCAACACAGGCGCTGTTGTtagtcttttcttcaactctTGAAAACTTCTCTTGCACTTGTTTGACCAAACAAACTCATATTCTTCatagtcaaagcagtgagagcTCTGGACAGTCGAGAAAATCCTTCCACAAATGTCCAAGAATACttggcaagtcccaagaaactcagAATCTTATGCACTATTGAAGGTCACGACCACAACAAAACAGCTTTCACCTTGCTAGGATCTATGGCCACACCATCTTGAGAAATTACATGTCCAAGAAACttgacttcttccaaccaaaattcacacttgGTAAGCTtcgcatacaactggtgttctcttaactTCCCAAGCACTAGATGAAGGTGATAAGCATGCTCTTCCAAATCCcaagaataaatcaaaatattattgatgaaaaccaccacaaaagaattcacataaggtcgaaatacccgattcatcaaatccataaaggCTACAAGGGaattagctaacccaaaaggcataacTTTAAGCTCAAAATGCTTGTATCTTGATCTAAAAGTAGTCTTGGGTATATCCTTATCTCTCATTCTCAAATGATAATACCCCGATCTCAAGTTAATCTTCGAGAAAACAGCTacttcttgaagttgatcaaataaatcatcgatccgAGAGAGAGGGTACTTATTCTTGATAGTCACCTTATTGAGTTCTCGGTAGTCGATACACATTCTGAGAGTACCAtcattctttttaacaaataaaatagagcTCTCCAAGGCAAAGTATTAgactgaataaatcccttatcaaccaattcttgcaactgaaccttcaactctttcaactcgGTTGGTGCCATACGGTAGGGTGCACAGGagtcgctccaggttccaaatcaaTGGTGAACTCCAACTCACGAACTAGAGGTAACTCGAGCAAATCATCCACGAACACATCagaaaattcttccacaattgGAATATTCACTAAAAACTTCTTCTCATGGCTTAGACACAACTTGAACAAAAAAGGCTTCGCTCAACCAGCTATATCTCTCTTCGCTTGAATTGCAGATATAATTGCCGACCTCTCATTCAACCTACTTCTCacaaatttcatataatcaCCTTTTGGGAGTTGAAAACTAATTACTCAACTCTGACAATTGATACATGTAGAATATCGATACAATCAATCTATTCCAAGGATAATATCGAACCCTAGCAACTTGAACACAATCAAGTTTACCTCAAGAGTCCTCtcaccaaaattcaaaaaacaacCTAAAGCAATTTTAGAGCACCACACAATATCACCGTTAGGGAGAGTCACTACCAAAGATTGTGATAAGGCCTCCATGACTAGATTGCACATCCGTGCAAAAGTGGTTAACACAAAAGACTGAGacgcacccgaatcaaacaaagtgcaggTATAAAAATCATACAAATGAACTCTACCTGAGGCAAACACATACACcaatgaaattcaaaacaaaccCACACCAAGCATCAAATCCAAAggttaaattagatccatacctgtaatcactccagcatcCTGTGTATCTGATGCCTCGTCGTCAACTTCTCCAGGAGTAATAGCACAAACTCGGGCTTGCACCACTTGCCTTTGAATATTCCTACCACCAGGTCGACCTCtatggcttccttgaactgggtTAGGACACTCGCAAGCAAAGTGCCCCAATTGGCCACAATTGAAACACTGAGTCCCACTTTGAGGGTACTCACCCTTGTGGGCTCTGTTACATCTACTGCAGAATGGAGTTTGGCCTTCCACACCTACTTTGGGGGCTACTTGTGGTTGGGTCTCAATCCTCTGCACAAATTTATGCGACAACCCGGAGCTACTCCCTTCACCAGCTAAACTCTGTCTCTTTTGACCCAAAAGGGAGCCTACCACAAAACTATTCTCTCGCTTCGTAATGGTGGACATATCAACTAACCTCTAACAATTTGAAATTTGATGACAAGCGACCTGTTTGCATATATCATGTCGTAGACTCTCCTGGAAGGGCTCAGCCTGCATCTCTTCTATGGCAATGAGGTGAGTAGCAAATTGCCCGAGCTCCATAAATTTCCAGGCATATTGTTCAGCAGTCATATTTCCTTGGACTAGACTATTAAATTCGCGCCTTTTGTCGCCTCACAGAAATAGGAAAGAAATGGTCATCaaattccttcttgaaacgtTGTCAAGACACAGCAACAAAAGATCCCAACTCCATCACTAAAAGTTCCCTCCTAGTCCTTCACCAATTAGCCGCATCACCTTGCAGCAGATAACTCGCATATAGCACTTGTTgagcctcagtgcatccacaaaCTTCAAACGTCCTCTCTAAATCTTCAGTCCaccttccagcctgaagtggatcatTTTCACCAGTAAAAACAAGGGTCCTATGctctaggaagcgctcatagatGCACCTGGCTTAACTAGTCTATTCTGGTCACCTTGTGGCGACTGGAAATTTTGCTGAAGGAACTccgttattttatttaatgccTTGGCCATGGCATAGTTCCCATCGCCTTGCGGAAAGTCATCCTCGGGCTCATGGGTTAGCCTTCTCGGTCTTACCATATTCCTGCCATAGCATAACCTTTAACCCAACTTAGACTatagacaaaacaaaacaaagtaaaataaaaccaaaaaaaaaaaattaaaataggttgcataaataaaataacataatttcaactcgaataaaatcaaattgaataaaaataatttcaaattacaactttaaatttttctaatactgcatctacgggacatgtggttttattcAGAACCACCACCTGTGACGCTCCTGACCCCCACGTACAGAAACTCAGGAATCGAGGCGTCTGAGATGATGACAACAGTGGTCATGCATTCCATCAGTAAgtgttaagtgtgtgtacatgtaaaaaatgtacaacaaaaacaacgcagcggataattaaAGTCAGTccactaagtaccagaattgtttaaatataaattcgtTTAAATACAAGTGtatcaaaaatattacaattaaccaaCAAAGCATAATATAAGCCGGAATACATAATCCAAACAACTCATGAGATAACATATATAGATGGTACCaaaaaacatgcatgcatatgatggATTATGCataagacccaaaaatcattttttttctaaaaataaatattttccacACACAttgaaaatctcattttggcccaaaacataactaGTCCATTAAAGCATCTgccattttcttagaaaatggcCAACATAGAAtaaccaccattttctcataaaaTGGACTATTATCTAGTTATCAAAACAAATTATCCAATTTTACCGTATGCACCACGATCTCCCCTACGGATCAtacgcacactctggctctcatcaccacaccgcaggtaacgatcACGCATGTGACTTTGTAATGAGTGATACCCAACTCCGCGCCCAGCACGTACCATGACTAGGCATCCTTTAGCCCTCGCTAGTAGAGGGGCTACAGATTCAGCActacagcgttaccatatcgtctGAGCCTGTTGTCACCCAACGACAACACAtgagacgtcactcagtatattccgctaccgagtgaccagaggagttccactgaGATAATTCCCTATCTCGGTTTGAggttgtgatacacatgcacccaaaaattcatttaatatatgaaaatccagttttcatttccaacacattaacatgcatgcaatatgcGAAAACCCAAATTTCATTTTACAAatatgaacatgcgtgcacttaTGCAATATATGACACGAAACAAATATCCAACAACCAGCAAATCCCAACATCAATCGATCAcataaataactccatcctccaatccattTGACATCTGACTCATCGGACTTAGTccagcacaaccaaccaattcaTAGTAAATAAAAGTTagtgcaaaaatataaataaatttcaaaagttctttggaaaaatacttatggccctaaaatataatttttggaggatcaCGATACGGCTTAGGGGTGTTGGTGAAACTAAAGATAGTGGTGGTTGGCCAGTAGAGGGCGGTCGAAAGCCAAAAATGCCAAATCAGAAAGTGATATGGCTTGGCTTCACCGGTGACGTATCGAGGTTGGGGAAGCGTGGTTTGGGTTGCTAAAAgattggtgatgaagtggtgaataGGTGGTGGCTGATGGTGGAGCGACGACGACGCTGGAGCACAAAGATGTTGTGACTTCCAGCCACGCTTGGATGCTAACAGCGGCATGGGTGGCCTGAAAATGGAGAGGGAAGGTCACCGACAGGTGGAGAAGCAAATGGGAG from Carya illinoinensis cultivar Pawnee chromosome 6, C.illinoinensisPawnee_v1, whole genome shotgun sequence includes:
- the LOC122312723 gene encoding uncharacterized protein LOC122312723; translation: MSTITKRENSFVVGSLLGQKRQSLAGEGSSSGLSHKFVQRIETQPQVAPKVGVEGQTPFCSRCNRAHKGEYPQSGTQCFNCGQLGHFACECPNPVQGSHRGRPGGRNIQRQVVQARVCAITPGEVDDEASDTQDAGVITGRVHLYDFYTCTLFDSGASQSFVLTTFARMCNLVMEALSQSLVVTLPNGDIVWCSKIALGCFLNFGERTLELCLSHEKKFLVNIPIVEEFSDVFVDDLLELPLVRELEFTIDLEPGATPVHPTNDGTLRMCIDYRELNKVTIKNKYPLSRIDDLFDQLQEVAVFSKINLRSGYYHLRMRDKDIPKTTFRSRYKHFELKVMPFGLANSLVAFMDLMNREGRVVAYESHQLKDHEKNYPTYDLELAVVVFALKIWQHYLYGELCKVYTDHKSLKYLFAQKNLRMRHRRWLELISDYQCKIKYHPGKVNLVADVLSRKSHFGG